Proteins encoded within one genomic window of uncultured Desulfobacter sp.:
- the nifH gene encoding nitrogenase iron protein produces MRKVAIYGKGGIGKSTTTQNTVAGLVEAGKKIMIVGCDPKSDSTRLMLNGLAQKTVLDTLREEGEDVELEDVRKEGYGGTLCTESGGPEPGVGCAGRGIITSINLLEQLGAYDEEQNLDYVFYDVLGDVVCGGFAMPIREGKAQEIYIVVSGEMMAMYAANNICKGIVKFAQSGGVRLGGLICNSRMVDNEEEMILQLAKKLGTQMLHFVPRHNMVQQAEINRKTVIDFAPDHPQADEYRALSKKMDENEMFVIPTPLEIEELESLLIEYGIAS; encoded by the coding sequence ATGAGAAAAGTAGCAATCTACGGAAAAGGCGGCATCGGCAAATCCACTACAACCCAGAACACTGTAGCAGGACTGGTGGAAGCCGGTAAAAAAATCATGATCGTGGGATGCGATCCCAAGTCTGACTCCACCCGTCTGATGCTCAACGGCCTGGCCCAGAAAACTGTTCTGGATACCCTGAGAGAAGAGGGTGAAGACGTAGAACTTGAAGACGTAAGAAAAGAAGGATACGGCGGGACCCTTTGTACAGAGTCCGGCGGACCCGAACCCGGTGTTGGTTGTGCAGGTCGTGGTATCATCACCTCCATCAACCTGCTGGAACAGCTGGGTGCCTATGACGAAGAGCAGAACCTGGATTATGTATTTTATGATGTTCTCGGCGACGTTGTGTGCGGTGGTTTTGCAATGCCCATCCGCGAAGGTAAAGCTCAGGAAATCTACATTGTTGTATCCGGCGAGATGATGGCCATGTACGCAGCCAATAACATCTGCAAAGGTATCGTTAAATTTGCCCAGTCCGGCGGCGTTCGCCTCGGCGGCCTGATCTGCAACTCCCGTATGGTTGACAACGAGGAAGAGATGATTCTGCAGCTGGCCAAAAAACTGGGTACCCAGATGCTCCACTTTGTTCCCCGGCATAACATGGTTCAGCAGGCAGAGATCAACAGAAAAACCGTAATTGATTTTGCTCCCGACCATCCCCAGGCCGACGAATACCGTGCACTGTCCAAAAAAATGGATGAAAACGAAATGTTCGTTATTCCCACACCGCTGGAGATCGAAGAGCTCGAAAGCCTGCTGATTGAATACGGGATCGCTTCATAA
- a CDS encoding GNAT family N-acetyltransferase, translating into MEIIIKDAHPVDIDLMLPLLAQQFAIEQGKEFNYGDQARGLRLMLDGCGKHRAVKVAWMNDVIVGMCTAQAQISMVQGNINAVVNDLIVDRKCKKKEVAALLLSTIEDWALNKGIKSISLLAEKDDQDSLEFYSEGNWQCTPLICLVKFLN; encoded by the coding sequence ATGGAAATTATTATCAAAGATGCGCATCCGGTCGATATTGATCTCATGTTGCCTCTGCTGGCCCAGCAATTTGCAATAGAACAGGGTAAGGAATTTAATTACGGGGATCAGGCTCGGGGATTGCGGCTGATGCTCGACGGATGCGGAAAGCACAGAGCCGTGAAAGTTGCGTGGATGAATGATGTAATTGTTGGCATGTGTACGGCTCAGGCGCAAATTTCAATGGTTCAGGGTAATATTAATGCCGTGGTGAATGATCTGATTGTGGACCGTAAATGTAAAAAGAAAGAAGTTGCTGCTCTATTGTTGTCAACCATTGAAGACTGGGCCCTAAATAAGGGGATAAAATCCATTTCCCTGCTCGCAGAAAAAGATGATCAGGATAGCCTTGAATTTTATAGTGAGGGAAATTGGCAGTGCACCCCATTGATCTGTCTGGTTAAATTTTTGAATTAA
- the modC gene encoding molybdenum ABC transporter ATP-binding protein: MQLDVELKKSFKDFTLDVAFSLSSPRTGIFGPSGSGKSTIMNLLSGLDLPDSGVIRLGDTVLFDAKKKINLKPDQRNVGVVFQHAHLFPHMSVKKNIFYGYKRVKAAHRQIDPDGLFKVLGVTQLLSRDVSTLSGGERQRIALARTVLSNPRLILMDEPLSALDEGHKFQIIPYLRHVFDNYGIPMIFISHSVLEMRMMTDEVLVIEKGRIQQRSAAEELVKKFWGSGLESYVNLLHLGGASPYKDLFLYKWGDAHLILTEPAEDEENLFELDSRDILLFKRHPEATSARNLLECTVTNIYRSGNRVRVELICGNEHLIAQIVPESVDELGIKNGATVVAAIKASAFKKIF; encoded by the coding sequence GTGCAGTTAGATGTTGAGCTAAAAAAAAGTTTTAAGGATTTTACCCTTGATGTTGCCTTTAGCCTGTCCTCTCCACGGACGGGGATTTTTGGTCCGTCAGGGAGTGGTAAATCAACGATTATGAATCTCCTGTCCGGTCTGGATCTGCCGGACAGCGGGGTGATTCGATTGGGGGATACCGTCCTTTTTGATGCAAAGAAAAAAATTAATTTGAAGCCGGATCAACGTAATGTTGGTGTCGTGTTTCAGCATGCCCATTTGTTTCCCCATATGAGCGTTAAAAAAAATATATTTTATGGATATAAGCGGGTCAAAGCGGCACATAGACAGATTGATCCTGATGGTCTTTTTAAGGTGCTTGGCGTGACGCAGCTTTTGTCCCGGGATGTATCTACGCTGTCAGGCGGAGAGCGACAGCGCATTGCCCTGGCCAGGACGGTGCTGTCAAATCCGCGGCTCATCCTCATGGATGAGCCGCTTTCGGCGTTGGATGAAGGGCATAAATTTCAGATTATTCCCTATTTGAGACATGTTTTCGACAATTATGGAATTCCCATGATTTTTATTAGTCATTCAGTGCTGGAGATGCGAATGATGACCGATGAGGTTCTGGTGATCGAAAAGGGGCGCATTCAGCAGCGCAGTGCGGCTGAAGAACTGGTGAAAAAATTCTGGGGCAGCGGTCTTGAAAGTTATGTCAATTTGCTTCATTTGGGTGGTGCCTCGCCTTATAAGGATCTCTTCCTTTATAAATGGGGGGATGCTCATCTCATTCTTACAGAACCGGCAGAGGATGAAGAAAATCTTTTTGAGCTCGATTCTCGTGACATTCTTCTTTTCAAACGGCATCCGGAGGCAACAAGTGCTAGAAATCTTTTGGAATGTACTGTGACAAATATCTATAGAAGCGGAAATCGTGTGCGTGTGGAGCTTATCTGTGGTAATGAACATCTGATTGCCCAGATTGTTCCCGAGTCAGTAGATGAGTTGGGGATTAAAAACGGTGCCACGGTGGTGGCGGCGATAAAGGCATCGGCGTTTAAAAAAATATTTTAA
- the modB gene encoding molybdate ABC transporter permease subunit translates to MVDEVAILSLSPQDISAIVLSLKVACSATLISTPFGIACGYFLAFGKTRGKALVEGIISLPLVLPPVVVGYLLLLSFGSNGFLGKILNFLGIQVVFSLTGAVIASAVVGFPLMVRSIRIGMEAVDQSYISVSRTLGAGWWDSFFTIVLPLSGRAIFAGMSLMFARNLGEFGATVILAGNIPGVTQTIPLAIYEYTSVPGGDRMALTLCLVSISLSFAILLISEGINRRFRRK, encoded by the coding sequence ATGGTAGATGAAGTTGCAATTTTGTCACTGTCACCCCAGGATATATCTGCCATTGTCCTTTCTCTCAAGGTCGCTTGTTCGGCGACCTTGATTTCCACCCCCTTTGGAATTGCTTGTGGTTATTTTCTTGCCTTTGGCAAAACCAGAGGGAAAGCACTGGTGGAAGGGATTATTAGTTTGCCGTTGGTTTTGCCGCCGGTGGTGGTGGGGTATTTGTTGTTGCTCTCCTTCGGGTCCAATGGCTTTCTTGGTAAAATTTTGAATTTTTTGGGTATTCAGGTTGTTTTTTCGCTTACCGGTGCGGTCATTGCTTCTGCGGTCGTTGGGTTTCCCTTGATGGTTCGTTCGATCCGTATTGGTATGGAGGCGGTGGACCAATCCTATATTTCGGTCTCACGAACCCTTGGTGCGGGATGGTGGGATAGTTTTTTTACCATTGTCCTGCCATTGAGCGGGCGGGCGATTTTTGCCGGAATGTCGTTGATGTTTGCCAGAAATCTTGGTGAGTTTGGTGCGACCGTTATTCTGGCCGGCAATATTCCGGGGGTGACACAGACAATACCTCTGGCAATTTATGAATATACCTCTGTTCCGGGTGGCGACCGGATGGCGTTGACACTTTGTCTGGTCTCCATCAGTCTTTCTTTTGCCATCCTTCTTATCAGCGAGGGGATAAACCGCAGGTTCAGGAGAAAGTAG
- the modA gene encoding molybdate ABC transporter substrate-binding protein, giving the protein MKRICGLNIFVIFMVLVFSTQAQAGSVRVSVAKSMSNLCNNLIVQFQTQHPDVKIVPNFASSGALAKQIEQGAPADIYVSANPKWMTHLIEKGKIRADTKKIFAHNALVFVGKSSTNAHSMADLQKLTRVALGSPSSVPAGQYAKQAMDKEGIYDSMLKKGQLVMAKDVRQALIYADRGETDGAFVYKTDAMLAIGAKILFEVPIELYSRVTYPVAMTKESDGNADAKLFYDYIVSDMAHPEMVRLGFTLP; this is encoded by the coding sequence ATGAAAAGGATTTGTGGATTAAACATTTTTGTTATTTTTATGGTGCTGGTATTCAGCACCCAGGCTCAAGCTGGGTCTGTTCGTGTTTCGGTGGCAAAGAGTATGAGCAATCTGTGTAATAATTTGATAGTGCAGTTTCAAACGCAGCATCCGGATGTCAAAATTGTTCCTAATTTTGCATCATCCGGCGCTTTGGCAAAGCAAATAGAGCAGGGGGCTCCTGCAGATATCTATGTTTCTGCCAATCCCAAGTGGATGACGCATTTGATTGAAAAGGGTAAGATTAGGGCGGATACAAAAAAAATATTTGCCCACAACGCGTTGGTTTTTGTGGGTAAATCAAGTACGAACGCCCATTCCATGGCCGATTTACAGAAGTTAACGCGTGTTGCACTGGGTAGTCCTAGCAGTGTACCTGCCGGTCAGTATGCAAAGCAGGCCATGGATAAAGAGGGGATATATGATTCAATGCTCAAAAAAGGGCAACTGGTCATGGCAAAGGATGTCCGCCAGGCGCTGATCTATGCCGATCGAGGAGAGACTGATGGCGCATTTGTTTATAAAACGGATGCCATGCTCGCCATCGGTGCCAAGATTCTATTCGAAGTGCCCATTGAGCTTTATAGCCGGGTAACCTACCCGGTTGCAATGACAAAGGAAAGTGATGGAAATGCTGATGCTAAACTCTTTTATGACTATATTGTTTCTGACATGGCCCACCCGGAAATGGTTCGCCTTGGCTTTACGCTGCCCTGA
- a CDS encoding Nif11-like leader peptide family natural product precursor: MSQENVLAFLDKGADDRKFRVKYDNCFSEEKFCAMAKEDGFEFSIEDLQAVLKMNGDSFDSYGNPPKKGIWV, from the coding sequence ATGTCACAAGAAAACGTTCTGGCCTTCCTGGATAAGGGAGCGGATGACCGCAAATTCCGCGTAAAATACGACAACTGTTTTTCAGAAGAAAAATTTTGCGCTATGGCAAAAGAAGATGGTTTTGAATTTAGCATAGAAGATCTGCAGGCGGTATTAAAAATGAATGGAGACTCTTTCGATTCATATGGAAACCCCCCAAAGAAAGGTATTTGGGTATAG
- a CDS encoding FAD-dependent oxidoreductase gives MSDYIFIAGKRDEKRLSSRVLEETIHQHVKRGNRKLEIQAFGQHGIGGRLWESAPDRMDIRIIGHSGQRTGSLGTPNTRIEIMGPASDDIGWLNAGAQIIVHGSASNGAMNGAAQGKVFVGGSIGARGMTMTKRNPRFEPPELWVLGSAGDYFGEFMAGGIAVICGLNAANQEQVLGYRPLVGMVGGKVFVRGEAKTYSDKDAKEVELDDQEWEWLLQGIKTFLKKIEKPKLLEELAVRKDWRLFEAKNPQEKADGPDRKSMSWFREQVWDMELGRGGLIGDLQETEKGTVPVITKGEYRRYIPVWEQGKYISPCQASCPTGIPVQQRWAMVRTDNIDEAISMGLEYSPFPATVCGHLCPSPCMASCTRNLSYMTPINVRLLGQAAQNIKPPKPAKESKKKVAVIGGGPGGISAAWQLTMKGHTATVFEAGQTIGGKISAVIPESRIPADTLNAEIDRIKSYIKDIRLGETIDAEKFAEIKKSHDYVVVAAGAKKPRSLPVKGADRALFANDFLEQAKADKIKPGKKIVIIGAGNVGCDVATEAHRLGAVDITLIDVQKPAAFGKEREDAEKCGAQFRWPLFTKEINAKGVLLEDGETLEANTVVISIGDVPDLSFLGEEIELDRGFVKVDDAGRSSDGKVFAIGDAVGPGLITDAIGAGRRTATVIDQLLNGQAPDMAGLTLAPMIDTQRVSLTYYNPRQDADNLEECGQDCASCGNCRDCGICVSVCPEGAISRQEKEAGFEYVVDESKCIGCGFCKGACPCGIWELIPNTPLM, from the coding sequence ATGAGCGACTATATTTTTATAGCAGGTAAAAGAGATGAAAAACGGCTCTCTTCGCGAGTACTTGAAGAGACTATTCACCAGCACGTTAAACGGGGCAACAGAAAGCTCGAAATCCAAGCCTTTGGGCAACACGGTATTGGCGGGCGACTCTGGGAGTCTGCCCCCGACAGAATGGACATCCGTATCATTGGTCATTCCGGCCAGCGTACAGGCTCCCTTGGTACGCCCAATACAAGAATAGAGATCATGGGGCCGGCATCGGATGATATTGGCTGGCTCAATGCCGGTGCGCAAATCATCGTGCATGGATCCGCCTCCAATGGGGCCATGAACGGTGCAGCCCAGGGTAAGGTCTTCGTGGGCGGTTCCATTGGCGCCCGGGGTATGACCATGACTAAACGAAATCCTCGATTTGAGCCCCCTGAATTGTGGGTTCTGGGCTCGGCGGGAGATTATTTTGGTGAGTTCATGGCGGGCGGAATTGCCGTTATTTGCGGCTTAAACGCTGCCAATCAGGAGCAGGTTCTTGGGTACAGACCCCTGGTGGGCATGGTCGGCGGAAAGGTTTTTGTTCGTGGTGAGGCTAAAACTTATTCCGACAAAGATGCCAAGGAAGTGGAACTTGATGATCAGGAATGGGAATGGCTGCTTCAGGGTATTAAAACGTTTCTTAAGAAAATTGAAAAGCCGAAATTGCTTGAGGAACTGGCCGTGCGAAAAGATTGGCGGCTGTTTGAAGCCAAAAATCCCCAGGAAAAGGCCGATGGTCCTGACCGAAAATCTATGTCATGGTTCAGGGAACAGGTCTGGGATATGGAGCTTGGCCGCGGTGGCTTGATCGGAGATCTCCAGGAAACTGAAAAAGGCACAGTGCCTGTCATTACCAAGGGTGAGTACAGAAGATACATCCCGGTATGGGAGCAGGGTAAATATATTTCGCCCTGCCAGGCATCCTGCCCCACCGGAATCCCTGTGCAGCAGCGCTGGGCCATGGTTCGGACCGATAATATTGACGAGGCCATATCCATGGGGCTTGAATATTCTCCGTTTCCGGCAACGGTGTGCGGTCACTTGTGCCCGAGTCCCTGTATGGCGTCTTGCACCCGTAACCTGTCCTATATGACACCCATTAATGTTCGCCTTCTTGGTCAGGCTGCCCAGAATATTAAACCGCCAAAACCGGCCAAAGAGTCCAAGAAGAAAGTCGCCGTCATCGGTGGCGGCCCGGGCGGTATTTCTGCAGCCTGGCAACTGACCATGAAAGGGCATACCGCTACGGTATTTGAAGCCGGACAGACCATTGGTGGAAAAATTTCCGCTGTTATTCCCGAGTCCCGAATCCCTGCCGACACCCTGAATGCTGAAATAGATCGGATAAAGTCTTATATAAAGGATATAAGACTGGGTGAGACAATCGATGCGGAAAAATTTGCCGAAATAAAAAAGAGCCATGACTATGTTGTGGTGGCAGCGGGTGCAAAAAAACCCAGATCCCTTCCGGTTAAGGGTGCTGATAGAGCTCTTTTTGCCAATGATTTTCTTGAACAGGCCAAGGCCGACAAAATCAAGCCCGGCAAAAAAATCGTGATCATCGGCGCTGGTAATGTGGGCTGTGATGTGGCCACTGAAGCTCACCGGTTGGGTGCTGTGGATATTACCCTGATCGATGTCCAGAAACCGGCCGCCTTCGGCAAGGAAAGAGAAGATGCTGAAAAATGCGGTGCCCAATTCCGCTGGCCGTTGTTCACCAAAGAGATTAACGCCAAAGGTGTTCTGCTTGAAGATGGTGAAACCCTTGAGGCCAATACGGTTGTGATCTCCATTGGAGATGTCCCTGATCTCTCATTCCTTGGTGAGGAAATTGAGCTTGACAGAGGGTTTGTTAAGGTAGACGACGCCGGCCGGTCCTCGGACGGGAAGGTCTTTGCCATCGGGGATGCCGTGGGACCCGGACTGATCACCGATGCCATCGGGGCAGGCAGAAGAACCGCCACAGTAATTGATCAGCTTCTTAATGGCCAGGCGCCTGATATGGCGGGTCTCACCCTCGCTCCCATGATTGATACCCAGCGGGTCAGTCTGACCTACTACAATCCCAGGCAGGACGCTGACAATTTGGAGGAGTGCGGTCAGGATTGCGCCTCTTGCGGCAATTGCAGGGATTGTGGCATTTGCGTGTCGGTCTGCCCCGAAGGTGCCATCAGTCGCCAGGAAAAGGAAGCCGGCTTTGAATATGTGGTGGACGAATCCAAATGCATTGGATGCGGATTTTGCAAAGGGGCTTGTCCCTGCGGTATATGGGAACTGATACCCAATACGCCTTTGATGTAA
- a CDS encoding glutamate synthase-related protein, whose translation MSSNRSLEPSSLSLNDLPWQIEYNNDRCTLCGQCTAVCPVKAISLHPFQKRIIKTSVGKNTEHSNDYDTFYGIRQDTRVENACIGCAMCTLVCPNDAIRPKKNPGLDRLNFHINQHGIPRRRGGRRNASGSVLDRIKFTRISMLTDPALDAGRHEFEMRTLLGRVLPPRENMKQLREKGWIPPVREIYPLIIGGMSFGALSPTMWEGLQMGVAYLNEELGMPVRICTGEGGCPPRLLRSRFLKYVILQIASGYFGWDEIIHAIPHMKEDPCAIEIKYGQGAKPGDGGLLMWHKVNKLIAAIRGVPQGVSLPSPPTHQTQYSIEESVAKMILSMSMAWGFRVPVYPKISASSTSLAVMNNLTRNEYAAGLAIDGEDGGTGAAYAVSMDHMGHPIASCVRDNYLNLTSIGKQNEVPIFAGGGIGKNGNIAANAAALIMLGASGVQIGKYAMQAAAGCVGTEEDRCNVCNLGICPKGITSQDPRLYRRLDPEDVAQRLVDIYVSFDTQLKKIVAPLGRSTSLPIGMSDALGIDDKNIADRLSIKYVV comes from the coding sequence ATGTCGTCAAACAGAAGCCTTGAACCTTCCTCTTTAAGTTTGAATGATCTGCCCTGGCAGATCGAGTATAATAATGACCGGTGTACGTTGTGCGGCCAGTGTACGGCTGTGTGCCCGGTCAAGGCTATCTCCCTTCATCCGTTCCAGAAACGGATCATAAAAACATCTGTGGGTAAAAATACCGAGCACAGTAATGATTATGACACCTTTTATGGTATCCGACAGGACACCCGGGTTGAAAATGCCTGCATCGGTTGCGCCATGTGTACCCTGGTTTGTCCAAATGATGCCATCCGGCCCAAGAAAAATCCGGGTTTGGATAGGCTGAATTTTCACATCAACCAGCATGGTATTCCCCGGCGCAGAGGCGGTCGGCGAAATGCTTCGGGATCAGTGCTCGACAGGATCAAGTTCACCCGAATTTCCATGCTCACGGATCCGGCCCTGGATGCCGGGCGCCATGAATTTGAGATGCGCACTCTGCTCGGTCGTGTGCTTCCTCCCAGGGAAAACATGAAACAACTTCGGGAAAAGGGCTGGATCCCGCCGGTTCGGGAAATTTATCCTTTGATTATCGGCGGCATGTCCTTTGGGGCTCTCTCTCCAACCATGTGGGAAGGCTTGCAGATGGGGGTGGCCTACCTGAATGAAGAGTTGGGGATGCCCGTTCGCATCTGTACCGGTGAAGGCGGGTGCCCGCCACGGTTGCTGCGTTCCCGGTTCTTAAAGTATGTCATTTTGCAGATTGCTTCGGGGTATTTTGGCTGGGATGAGATCATTCACGCCATTCCGCATATGAAAGAAGATCCCTGCGCCATTGAGATTAAATACGGTCAGGGTGCAAAGCCTGGTGACGGCGGACTTTTGATGTGGCACAAAGTGAATAAGCTGATTGCCGCTATCCGGGGTGTGCCCCAGGGTGTCAGCCTGCCCAGTCCCCCGACCCATCAAACCCAGTACTCCATTGAAGAGTCCGTGGCCAAGATGATTCTCTCCATGTCCATGGCTTGGGGGTTCCGGGTGCCGGTTTATCCAAAAATTTCCGCTTCATCTACATCCCTTGCGGTAATGAACAACCTGACGCGTAATGAGTATGCGGCAGGGCTTGCCATCGACGGTGAAGATGGCGGGACGGGGGCGGCATATGCCGTTTCCATGGATCATATGGGGCATCCAATCGCCAGTTGTGTCCGGGATAACTACCTGAATTTGACATCCATCGGTAAACAGAATGAAGTGCCCATCTTTGCCGGGGGCGGTATCGGTAAAAACGGCAACATTGCCGCCAATGCAGCCGCACTTATCATGTTGGGCGCATCCGGGGTTCAGATCGGGAAATATGCGATGCAGGCAGCCGCCGGCTGTGTGGGCACCGAAGAAGACCGGTGCAACGTATGCAACCTGGGCATCTGTCCCAAGGGCATTACGTCCCAGGATCCCAGACTCTATCGTCGTCTTGACCCGGAAGATGTGGCCCAGCGCCTGGTGGATATTTATGTCTCCTTTGACACACAGCTTAAGAAAATTGTAGCGCCGTTGGGACGTTCCACCTCCCTTCCCATCGGTATGTCCGATGCGCTGGGAATTGATGATAAAAACATTGCTGACCGTCTCAGTATCAAGTACGTGGTGTAA
- a CDS encoding glutamate synthase: MCRLFAITSKDPLSPMLAIKALDVMKEGHDGSGVGLLLQDLGGTFEEMKDAPILSGIFTEEGIRRLDLFMMDLGFMTKHKVSLKPPKTRVEGIPRRHVYLIRAYELPEGWDALTKEELAARLLDVRLKIREMGEEKNDMIVFSFWPDTIMLKEIGDPMKLAEYLGLDRKELHARIIMAQGRQNTNYAINLYACHPFFIKGYCTMTNGENTAFIPIKDFLSSRDIPGYTGYQSDSEVFAHILHFTMEELGLGIDGYKHVITPLQREALEKHPNFEFLGHLKKTCRPLIIDGPNMVIGTLPDHSMFMVQDRKKLRPGVVGGKPGVFAFSSEICGLDAVIPDRDKTMDFQPMHLDTVTVSPERQEVNICRQTEALNLPL, encoded by the coding sequence ATGTGTCGTCTGTTTGCAATTACCAGCAAGGACCCTCTGTCTCCGATGCTGGCCATCAAAGCCCTCGACGTAATGAAGGAAGGGCATGATGGTTCCGGCGTGGGACTTTTGCTCCAGGACCTTGGTGGCACCTTTGAAGAGATGAAAGATGCTCCAATCCTGTCGGGGATCTTTACTGAAGAAGGCATCCGCCGTCTGGACCTTTTTATGATGGACCTCGGTTTCATGACCAAGCATAAAGTCTCTTTGAAACCACCAAAAACCCGAGTAGAAGGTATCCCCAGACGACATGTCTATCTGATCAGAGCCTATGAATTACCCGAAGGCTGGGATGCCTTGACCAAGGAGGAGCTCGCCGCAAGACTTTTGGATGTGCGGCTTAAAATACGGGAGATGGGTGAAGAGAAAAATGACATGATCGTGTTTTCTTTCTGGCCCGACACCATTATGCTCAAGGAGATCGGGGATCCCATGAAGCTGGCAGAATACCTGGGCCTTGACAGAAAAGAACTTCATGCAAGGATTATCATGGCCCAAGGACGGCAGAACACCAATTATGCCATCAACCTGTATGCGTGCCATCCGTTTTTTATCAAGGGATATTGCACCATGACCAATGGTGAGAACACCGCTTTTATTCCCATCAAAGACTTCCTTTCCTCAAGGGATATCCCTGGCTATACGGGTTATCAGTCTGATTCAGAAGTGTTTGCCCACATTCTTCACTTTACCATGGAGGAGTTGGGCTTAGGTATTGACGGGTATAAGCATGTGATTACGCCGCTTCAGCGTGAAGCCCTTGAAAAACACCCCAATTTTGAATTTCTGGGTCATTTGAAAAAGACATGCCGTCCCTTGATTATTGACGGCCCTAATATGGTTATTGGTACCCTGCCGGATCACTCCATGTTCATGGTTCAGGACCGCAAGAAACTGCGGCCCGGTGTGGTGGGAGGCAAACCGGGTGTGTTTGCGTTTTCATCCGAGATCTGCGGGTTGGATGCCGTCATCCCGGACCGGGATAAAACCATGGATTTTCAACCCATGCACCTTGATACAGTTACTGTAAGCCCTGAGCGTCAGGAGGTAAATATATGTCGTCAAACAGAAGCCTTGAACCTTCCTCTTTAA
- a CDS encoding 1-acyl-sn-glycerol-3-phosphate acyltransferase encodes MNIDPLSFLFRVLGKCVYAGMGWTYDSLPPYWESRCVVIGFPHTTNMDTVRALAYIKLAGIDAKLLIKSKWFFFPMSIFLKSFGGIPVKRNKSRGFVDDVIRKYEDHEDLVVALVPEGTRKSVSSIKTGFWYIAKGANVPIICWYLDNHGKRTRWLGKIHPGESLEQDLDKIHALYKDAGFLIPTQTRDSHSLSPMK; translated from the coding sequence ATGAATATTGACCCTTTGTCTTTTTTGTTCAGGGTTTTAGGCAAGTGTGTTTATGCAGGGATGGGCTGGACTTATGATTCGCTGCCGCCCTATTGGGAATCAAGGTGTGTGGTCATTGGTTTTCCCCACACAACCAACATGGATACCGTGCGGGCCTTAGCATATATCAAACTTGCCGGAATTGATGCCAAATTGCTGATTAAATCCAAATGGTTCTTTTTCCCCATGTCGATTTTTTTAAAAAGTTTTGGTGGAATTCCGGTAAAGCGGAACAAATCCCGTGGATTTGTGGATGATGTGATTAGAAAATATGAAGACCATGAGGATCTGGTGGTGGCTCTTGTACCCGAAGGCACCCGTAAGTCGGTGTCCTCAATCAAGACTGGGTTCTGGTATATCGCCAAGGGGGCGAATGTCCCTATCATTTGCTGGTATCTGGATAACCATGGCAAAAGAACCCGATGGCTGGGCAAAATTCATCCGGGAGAGAGTTTGGAACAAGATCTGGATAAAATACATGCGTTGTATAAGGATGCCGGATTTTTAATTCCTACCCAAACCAGGGATAGCCACAGTCTTTCGCCAATGAAATAG